In one Chitinophaga sancti genomic region, the following are encoded:
- a CDS encoding SusC/RagA family TonB-linked outer membrane protein, translated as MKQSILLLFCLLSVVFLQAQDKATVNGQVRDGVTNEPLVGVSIMAGSPLKAVGITNASGQFSVSVLPGSPLVFRYIGYSDYRVTLKDKRELVIRLSVTENKLNETVIIGYQKKTREITTGSATIVGGKEIQDVPVSNVEQLLQGRVAGLNIQNNTGAPGARGMIQIRGLSNITVTGSGNDAFLSPTSPLYVIDGVPIDADANFEYGYQSAGPGVSPMSLIPPEDIESLEILKDAQATALYGSRGAYGVILLTTRRGSSPIPLVRYTGNFFVNTPPGLRKTIGGAAERRLRLQQIYGSGNINDIYNITTTHFLADSLNPYYNNSTNWQDVFYQATYNQTHNINISGGDPKFNYKVDLGYYHENGVIRNTGFDRYSVNTNMLYQPNPKFRVFTTLSTQVGKRNKGDGNGLTQSGVATNAAASSLLPGPSFYQSTAGVLSSLDTKNDNKTANVRASLDLSYQLLKGLSLGSSVSYEYASNTEDRFIPAAAHGDFSQVYAYDDRKYTLYNRNTLSYFATIKDKHNFFISAFNEIYSKGFQAQVIQQEKTPNDQYQGPLGYDGYASLGGGLLDNYSKQHIASFAGTFSYNYKQKYVMDLSYRMDGTSSSGFEDPYSKNPAIGVRWNFNKENALSELKWLSYGSLRGSWGQNIVPSGDIFAIYGTFDPRGTYNANQRLGINYSLLPNTTLQPTSTTQYNVGFEAGFFDSRLEVIFDAYYKSVKNLLRTKNLSNITGFDQITTNETSLIDYGYELTLTFRPLPRTSKVQWTISVNAALNKDILTHLPNGARQLIEYDYANSQHTLFRVGRNSLTNYLLKTEGVYASDADVPVDPATGQRYRTSDGTYFKAGDPIFKDVDHNYILDNNDYVPAGNSQPLITGGLQSYVNYKSWSLNLNTSYTLIRKILNNAFAERMQYLGDPYNPKTVVDVGSVDYWTANHTNAKYPNPFDYTRYSSIRPYRYDQTLIEEDGSYWKINTITIAYLLNRKFTNRYGVNSVRTYFTVNNLVTFSPYSGPNPENVSALGRDQSGGYPVPRTYNFGVNIEF; from the coding sequence ATGAAACAATCTATACTGTTGCTTTTTTGTCTGCTGAGCGTTGTTTTTCTGCAAGCGCAGGACAAGGCCACCGTCAACGGCCAGGTCAGGGATGGTGTGACCAATGAGCCATTGGTGGGGGTAAGTATCATGGCGGGTAGTCCGCTGAAAGCAGTGGGGATCACCAATGCCAGTGGTCAGTTCTCTGTCAGTGTATTACCCGGTTCACCACTTGTATTTCGTTATATAGGTTATTCTGATTACCGCGTTACGCTGAAGGATAAAAGGGAACTGGTGATCCGCCTGTCAGTAACAGAAAATAAACTGAATGAAACCGTGATCATCGGTTATCAGAAAAAGACCCGTGAAATTACGACCGGTTCTGCAACGATAGTAGGTGGAAAGGAAATACAGGACGTGCCGGTTTCCAATGTAGAACAACTCTTACAAGGGCGTGTAGCAGGTCTGAATATTCAGAACAATACCGGTGCGCCCGGCGCCCGTGGTATGATCCAGATCAGGGGCCTGTCTAATATCACGGTAACGGGTAGTGGTAACGATGCCTTCCTGTCACCTACCTCACCTTTGTACGTGATCGATGGTGTACCTATTGATGCAGATGCCAACTTCGAATATGGGTACCAGTCAGCCGGTCCGGGTGTAAGCCCTATGTCGCTCATTCCACCTGAAGATATCGAAAGCCTGGAGATCCTGAAAGATGCGCAGGCGACCGCACTTTATGGCTCCCGTGGTGCTTATGGGGTGATCCTGCTCACCACCCGCAGGGGTAGTTCGCCCATACCACTGGTAAGATATACCGGCAACTTCTTTGTGAACACACCTCCGGGGTTGCGCAAAACGATTGGCGGTGCAGCAGAGAGAAGACTACGCCTGCAGCAGATCTACGGTAGCGGGAATATCAATGATATTTACAACATCACTACTACCCATTTCCTGGCAGATAGTCTCAATCCTTACTATAACAATTCTACCAACTGGCAGGATGTATTTTACCAGGCTACTTACAACCAGACACACAATATCAACATCAGTGGGGGTGATCCAAAATTCAACTACAAAGTGGACCTGGGCTATTACCATGAAAATGGTGTGATCCGCAATACCGGCTTTGACCGTTATTCAGTGAATACAAATATGCTGTATCAGCCGAACCCGAAGTTCAGGGTATTCACCACCTTATCCACACAGGTCGGTAAAAGGAACAAAGGAGATGGAAATGGATTGACGCAAAGTGGCGTGGCCACAAATGCTGCTGCCTCCTCGCTCTTACCGGGGCCTTCCTTCTACCAGAGTACGGCTGGGGTATTATCTTCACTGGATACGAAAAATGATAACAAGACTGCCAATGTGAGAGCAAGTCTGGATTTGAGTTATCAGTTGTTGAAAGGGCTGAGCCTGGGCTCCAGTGTGAGTTATGAATATGCAAGTAATACGGAAGACAGGTTCATCCCTGCTGCCGCACATGGCGACTTCTCGCAGGTATATGCATACGACGACCGTAAGTATACCTTGTATAACAGGAATACCCTGTCCTACTTTGCGACTATCAAGGACAAGCATAATTTCTTCATTTCAGCCTTCAACGAAATTTACAGTAAAGGATTCCAGGCACAGGTAATACAACAGGAAAAAACACCGAACGACCAATACCAGGGGCCACTGGGATATGATGGCTATGCCTCATTGGGTGGAGGTTTGCTGGACAATTACAGCAAACAACACATTGCCAGTTTTGCAGGTACCTTCTCCTACAACTATAAGCAGAAGTATGTAATGGATCTCAGTTACCGGATGGATGGTACATCCAGCAGCGGTTTTGAAGATCCTTATTCAAAGAATCCCGCTATTGGTGTAAGATGGAACTTTAACAAAGAGAATGCCCTGAGTGAACTGAAATGGCTTAGCTATGGTTCACTGAGAGGTAGCTGGGGCCAGAACATAGTACCATCCGGCGATATCTTTGCCATCTACGGTACCTTCGATCCCCGCGGCACCTACAATGCGAATCAGCGCCTGGGGATCAACTATTCCCTCCTGCCCAATACCACTTTACAACCTACATCGACTACGCAATACAACGTAGGTTTTGAAGCGGGCTTCTTTGACAGCCGGCTGGAAGTGATCTTTGATGCCTATTACAAATCGGTGAAGAACCTGTTAAGAACAAAGAACCTGTCTAACATCACGGGTTTTGATCAGATCACTACCAATGAAACGTCACTCATCGACTACGGTTACGAGCTGACCCTGACTTTCCGGCCATTACCACGTACCAGTAAGGTACAATGGACGATCTCAGTAAATGCGGCGCTCAATAAAGACATCCTTACGCACCTGCCCAATGGTGCCAGGCAGCTCATTGAGTATGATTATGCAAACAGTCAGCATACCTTGTTCCGCGTAGGCAGGAACAGTCTCACGAATTACCTGCTTAAGACGGAAGGGGTGTATGCCTCAGATGCAGATGTGCCTGTGGATCCGGCTACCGGTCAGCGTTACCGCACATCAGATGGTACCTACTTCAAGGCAGGGGATCCTATCTTCAAAGACGTGGACCATAACTACATACTGGACAATAATGACTATGTACCTGCCGGAAATTCACAACCGCTGATCACAGGTGGTCTGCAATCTTACGTCAACTACAAGAGCTGGTCACTGAACCTGAATACTTCTTATACCCTGATCCGCAAGATCCTGAACAATGCATTTGCAGAAAGAATGCAATACCTGGGTGATCCTTACAATCCTAAAACAGTCGTAGACGTGGGCAGTGTGGATTACTGGACGGCGAATCATACAAATGCGAAGTATCCGAATCCTTTTGATTATACCCGTTACTCTTCAATACGGCCTTACAGGTACGATCAAACGCTGATAGAGGAAGATGGTTCTTACTGGAAGATCAACACCATTACAATCGCATACCTGCTGAACAGGAAGTTTACAAACCGGTACGGTGTGAATTCCGTGAGAACGTATTTCACTGTTAATAACCTGGTTACATTCTCCCCCTACAGTGGTCCGAATCCGGAGAATGTATCTGCGCTGGGGCGTGATCAATCCGGTGGTTATCCCGTGCCACGAACTTACAATTTCGGGGTGAATATAGAATTCTAA
- a CDS encoding RagB/SusD family nutrient uptake outer membrane protein: MYRRIYLIACLLLITQGGCKKFLDVKALDRLSGNAFFQSASDVEDNMWDIYGLFRDVVGSCPLYAVAGEVRGGMLGYSSQKNDGNDRSFVEYAAKNDLLPLIYTPSGKDFWNIFDLANLSDWKPFYRVIQACNILEYEVGRRSIPDLSNEQKLKFQAEAVFMRCLAYWTMVRLWGDVAYYKDAYHEAPLPREKMTTVMKNCITDLSAVMNNLPWTFTDPANRGARASKGAAIGLIMEMNMWNAGFDKANAQQYYRSTADLGNELIQSAAYELLPIDQSFTIFKGRSKESLFDIVISSNYGETLSEKWNDLSELVVHYPYKRPAYNHQYSFCYFRADYLRRLYPTGVPDARIEMWFDSQMFANDGTFLFLKYNSVFEQGNDDVNVDNNLIVLRYAGAILLRAEALAELGEDAEAIRMMNMIRDRAKTPLYQGAGGAPLKDAIFAERAKELMMEGHYYFDLVRTGRATNTNWCYYALTQSQFDNGGWTWPISRASLDNNPFMQLNNYWLR, from the coding sequence ATGTATCGCAGGATATATCTCATCGCTTGTTTACTATTGATTACCCAGGGTGGCTGTAAGAAGTTCCTGGATGTGAAGGCACTGGACAGGTTGTCTGGCAATGCTTTCTTCCAGAGTGCAAGCGATGTGGAAGATAACATGTGGGATATCTATGGTCTTTTCAGAGACGTAGTAGGATCCTGTCCGCTATACGCTGTGGCGGGAGAGGTGAGGGGCGGTATGCTGGGCTATTCATCACAAAAGAATGATGGCAACGACCGTAGTTTTGTAGAATATGCTGCTAAGAATGATTTGTTGCCTTTGATCTATACGCCTTCAGGCAAGGATTTCTGGAACATCTTTGACCTGGCTAACCTGTCGGACTGGAAACCATTTTACAGGGTAATACAGGCCTGTAATATCCTGGAATACGAAGTAGGACGCAGGTCCATCCCGGATCTCTCCAATGAACAGAAACTGAAGTTCCAGGCAGAAGCAGTTTTCATGCGTTGCCTTGCTTACTGGACCATGGTACGCCTCTGGGGCGATGTGGCTTACTATAAAGACGCCTATCACGAGGCACCACTGCCAAGAGAAAAAATGACAACTGTGATGAAGAATTGTATCACAGATCTCAGTGCGGTGATGAACAACCTGCCCTGGACATTTACAGACCCTGCCAACAGGGGGGCACGTGCCAGTAAAGGGGCAGCTATTGGGCTCATTATGGAGATGAATATGTGGAATGCCGGTTTTGACAAAGCCAATGCACAGCAATACTACAGATCTACAGCAGACCTGGGCAATGAACTGATCCAGAGTGCGGCTTACGAGTTGTTGCCCATCGATCAGTCTTTCACCATCTTCAAAGGACGTAGTAAGGAAAGCCTTTTTGATATCGTGATCAGTTCCAACTATGGTGAGACCTTGTCTGAAAAATGGAATGACCTTTCTGAGCTGGTGGTACACTATCCATACAAGCGCCCGGCATATAACCACCAATACAGCTTCTGTTATTTCAGGGCCGATTACCTGCGCCGGCTGTACCCTACCGGTGTACCGGATGCCCGTATTGAGATGTGGTTTGACTCGCAGATGTTCGCCAACGACGGCACCTTCCTGTTCCTGAAATACAACAGTGTGTTTGAGCAGGGGAATGACGACGTGAATGTGGATAACAACCTCATTGTACTGCGCTATGCAGGTGCTATTCTGCTCAGGGCAGAAGCGCTGGCCGAGCTGGGCGAAGATGCAGAAGCCATCCGCATGATGAACATGATCAGGGATAGGGCAAAGACCCCACTCTACCAGGGGGCTGGTGGTGCGCCGCTGAAGGATGCGATTTTCGCAGAAAGGGCAAAGGAGCTGATGATGGAGGGCCACTATTACTTTGACCTGGTAAGAACGGGCAGGGCGACGAATACAAACTGGTGTTACTATGCGCTGACGCAATCCCAGTTTGACAATGGCGGCTGGACCTGGCCTATATCCAGGGCTTCGCTGGATAACAATCCTTTCATGCAATTAAATAATTACTGGTTAAGATAA
- a CDS encoding fasciclin domain-containing protein: MLRMILFFSLVLMSLFACKKDQYYRDSGTQDPHFKGNTLAYLDAVPFFFDSVAQVVRLAGMEDVFTKDTLTFFAPTDLSIRNMVQTLNENLYRYGYDTVKTLADIPPVVWQKYLQRYMFHGANQLKDFPQIDFSLKSIYPGQDYLSWNNTTLNVGVVFADDNGVKYVGYRQLTLSYIPDLTYPLDNWNTAFVSSSNILTDNGVVHALDKNHYFFGFDIAGFVYDMISVMQTGG, encoded by the coding sequence ATGCTGCGAATGATCTTATTTTTTTCGCTCGTTTTGATGAGCTTATTCGCCTGTAAAAAGGATCAATACTACCGGGATTCCGGTACCCAGGATCCGCATTTTAAAGGCAATACCCTGGCGTACCTCGATGCGGTACCATTCTTCTTTGATTCTGTTGCACAGGTAGTCAGGCTCGCAGGTATGGAAGACGTATTTACGAAAGATACGCTCACTTTTTTTGCGCCTACTGACCTCAGTATCAGGAACATGGTACAGACGCTGAACGAGAACCTCTACAGGTATGGGTATGATACGGTCAAGACACTGGCAGACATACCTCCGGTCGTATGGCAGAAATACCTGCAGCGGTATATGTTTCACGGTGCAAATCAGCTAAAGGATTTTCCGCAGATAGACTTTAGTCTCAAATCAATTTATCCCGGTCAGGATTATTTATCCTGGAATAATACCACGTTGAATGTGGGGGTGGTCTTTGCTGATGACAATGGCGTAAAGTATGTTGGTTACCGGCAGCTGACCCTTTCTTACATACCGGATCTGACTTATCCGCTTGATAACTGGAATACAGCATTTGTATCCTCCTCCAATATTCTTACAGACAATGGAGTGGTGCATGCGCTGGATAAGAATCATTATTTCTTTGGTTTTGACATCGCTGGATTCGTGTACGACATGATCTCAGTAATGCAAACCGGCGGATGA